TGTTGTTCAAcagtgagagagggaggagagggcagAGCTGAGATGGTGGTGCGTGTGCAAGCTCAGGACCAGTCGTGGGTTTGGCTCTACATGGTGCTTCAGCTGCAGCCTGGAGAAATCCCCATCAGCAGCAATAACTACATCATCAGGtatttactgactttttttttaaaaccactcATCAATGTGGAGACAAAAGAGTGATGAATACACGTAAAAACACAATcctaacttcctgtttcttcttctctctctctctctctcagtgagtCTGAGGCCTGGTCAGTACGTcagcagctcagctcagagcagaCCCAGCTGACCCTGGTTCTGAGTGGTAGCACCTCTCAGCAAGAGGGTATGAGCCTCCAGTCTCCAGAAACCCTGTCCAGCCCAGACCAGGTCTTCACCCCAGGCAGCAGCGGCCTGTCAGCCCAGTCCTTTGACTTCAGCACCGCCGGCTGCAGCGTGGGCTCCTCTGACGAACCGGGGAGCTCTGCTGCTGAAGCCATGCAGGTGGAGGGAGACCCTCGCTCCAGTATCTCTTCTCTGGAGGAAGAAAGCTTCTTTCAGCAGCATCCCATTGAAAGCCCCTCCGCCGCCTCCTCCCCCACCCCAGTCACTGTTGAAACAGTAGCAGACTTAGACTTTTTGACCCAGAACATTCTCCTGCCGCCATCCTTCCAGCTCAACCCTCCGCTGCCAGCTCTCCCCCTGCCTCTCCCCCCCGTCCCCGCCTCACAAGCTCAGCAGACCAAAGAGTTTGTGTGCACCCCACCCTACACTCCCCACGTCACTGGGCCTAGCTTCCCGTTCGGTGAACCCCTCTTCAGCTTTGACCCCGCTGGCACCACCACTCCTCCGCCCTCTGCTAcaaccgccaccgccaccgccaccgccaccacctCATTGGCCCCTTCCTCTTCAGCCCCACCAACCACCGCCTCCAGCCCCTCTCCCCCCACCACCCTGTCCACCAAGTTCCCCCTCACGCTCCCCACTCCATCCACTGACTTCCTCTTTGGCGAGCATGGCAGCGGTGGCCTTTATGAGAAGCTGCCCCCCACACCTGACAGCCCCGGAGATGGCGACTGCATAGTGATGACCCTGCCCGAGGTTAGGGGTCCACTGTATGTAGACGTACCAATGGGGCCCCTCCAGTGTCCCCCGGAGGGCCTCCTCACCCCTGAGGCGTCACCCGGTAAACAGCCCggcctctccttcttctccctggagagagagagggagaaggagagggccGAGATCTCCCTCTTAGCTCAGCACATCAGCTCCCTGGCAGAGGGATTCTACCTGGATCCACTCCTGTCCAAACTCTCTCCCCCCTCCAtgtcaccctcctcctcccctccctcccccttccTGTCTCCCACCATAGAAACCACCGACGTTGATTCAGTCCACATGCTTAGGGAGTTTTATCCCATCAAAGCATGGAGAAGTCTGGACATTCCCATGTTCCTCGACGACGATGACTCTCTGTTTGAAGAGAGCATCCTAGAAACCCTCCTCCAAGACAGCTTCCTTCCTCCTCAGTCCCCCATcatttcctcttcctcgtcccCCTCCCACATGCCCAATCCCTCCAGCCCAATCTCTCCTCAAACCCCAGTGTGCTGGCTCCAACCCTCCCAGTTTGAGGGAGTGGGCCACTTCTGTAGCGTCCAATCGGCGCAATGTAACTCCATGGCTGGGAGCGGGTCGACTATGGCTGCTGAGGCCGGGGCGACGGTGGAAGGGGAGGGGCTGGCGGAGGAAGCAATGGAGATCGAGGTGGTGTCATCTCCTGTGTCCTCTTGCTCCTCCATCCCAGCTTCCCCTCCCCTCATCCTCACCGCCTCCCCCTGCCCTGCCACCTCCACGCCCATCGTCTCGCCCACGCCCGCTGTGTCTTGCAATCAGTCCCTCCTGGAGGAACTGGCTGTCCTGGAACCCATGTTTGGGGCAGGTGCCTCGATCGCCCCTGGCTTAGGGCAACAACCTGAGTTGTATCAACTCCAATGTCATCCATCGCCACAGTGCTTCCACAAAGGTAACAATCTTTCTCTTGTTTTATCTTGTTGAATGAGATGAAAAAACGTTTCTGAGAATACACCACTAACGTCCtcgttctctctttttttgtctttcagatGGGAGTGGAAGTGTTCCTCCGTTCTAAAATAAGTCTGTGACTTACTTCATTAAGTATGGcatattgtcatattttgtGGAGCCCCTTTTACTGCAAAGTAAAAAATGATTAAgtgtataaatatacataatgtATATACAACTTAAGGACTTTAACTCCTACATGTCTCCTAAGAACAAAGATTGGCTTTATATTTTTGTTCAGTCATTAATCTGTATACTACTACAAAACTGGTTCAACATTTACATGATGGTTCAACCACATGGACCCATAACTGACTGGGTTTTGAGTCCATGTGGTGTCTTTTCAGCTTCTCTGTAACACGAGCTTCAGATATGATCAGACAGGGAAACTTCTCTGAACTTGTAAGCGCTGTTTAACTTCCAGATGCGCATTTGTATTCACTCGTAGTGaaaaatctgttgtgaacaaaaaaaaaaaaatcttgctaTTTCAATAGAGAGATGAATTATAGCACTTTTGCCTGACATGCAGCATCGCAAACCCAAACCTTAAACGAACTGGAAGTCAAATGTTTACAATTTTTTACATCCTTAGGATGACCACTATCAGTACATCAGAATAAGAACTCTTCTATCGAGTCTTCAGAGCCAGTACAGCTCTGATTTGATAGCACTCTTCAGCCTTAAAGGCAACATCAAAACTCATAATCAACTTTAAACCAGAAGTACTTTGAGCTTTGAGTTTGCGGCTTCAAACCTTTAACATTTCATATTTATCTCTCCATCTAAAATCTTGTGTATCAATGtgatgtgcaaaacaaaaagaagaaaacatgtgAAGAGATCCTGGCATGTGAAGATCTCGAGGATGTCTATTGCTTTACGAGATGTAACACCAAACAAGCCGGACCTCTGAACATGCCACAACTCCACTGCTACGTCGTACTGTACATTAGACTCTGAATGTGGGCTCTCCAGGTCCCTGCTGGCCTGAGGGCAGTCGGCTGGATATCGCTGCAGCATCAATATTTGCAATGCTGGCAGCTTATAGCGGCTCCTGTGTGCCTGAAAACGGCCCTGACCTGCTGAACTCTTTACCACGTCCATGTCAACATGGACATTTTACATCGTTGCTCCACTGGAGCGCGGTGTAGCGAGGCACAATTGACTATGTGAATGAGCGATTCTTCTTTTTTGAGAGGGGTTAGAATacaaaaagttttgttttaaaaaatgaaaatagggATGGGGTGCTATTTCTATTCAGTTACCAAGCGACACGGGTTGAGAATGGTACTATTCCCATGGTGTCGACATGCTCACGTAGAGTTGTCTACGGTCAAGTAAAGGATTGATTCCTACGTTCTAGCTATTAAAGGCTAAGTTAATATACATGTGTAAAATTACTATATTGTACTTGTGATATTTGAAAAAGATGTTATTGCATATGCATTATGTCTGT
This DNA window, taken from Sebastes umbrosus isolate fSebUmb1 chromosome 9, fSebUmb1.pri, whole genome shotgun sequence, encodes the following:
- the npas4a gene encoding neuronal PAS domain-containing protein 4A; translated protein: MYRSTKGASKARRDQINAEIRNLKDLLPISEADKARLSYLHIMSLACMYTRKSVFFTQEGGLEESAGFLSFHELSELMQALPGFLMLLTGEGKVLYLSDSVSEHLGHSMVDLVAQGDSVYDIIDASDHFIMRNNLATSTSLEMDRLFRCRFNTSKSVRRQSAGNKMVLIRARCLSPPIASSATGSYWTSNPVWVCFCSPLEPHPTRSSPGAEREGTSTSTSTSTSTPPLAETNLFLACFHSQHGRDMRLQTAQESVSAYLGFDVTALRSCSWYSLLHPQDLSHASAQHRSLLREGGEGRAEMVVRVQAQDQSWVWLYMVLQLQPGEIPISSNNYIISESEAWSVRQQLSSEQTQLTLVLSGSTSQQEGMSLQSPETLSSPDQVFTPGSSGLSAQSFDFSTAGCSVGSSDEPGSSAAEAMQVEGDPRSSISSLEEESFFQQHPIESPSAASSPTPVTVETVADLDFLTQNILLPPSFQLNPPLPALPLPLPPVPASQAQQTKEFVCTPPYTPHVTGPSFPFGEPLFSFDPAGTTTPPPSATTATATATATTSLAPSSSAPPTTASSPSPPTTLSTKFPLTLPTPSTDFLFGEHGSGGLYEKLPPTPDSPGDGDCIVMTLPEVRGPLYVDVPMGPLQCPPEGLLTPEASPGKQPGLSFFSLEREREKERAEISLLAQHISSLAEGFYLDPLLSKLSPPSMSPSSSPPSPFLSPTIETTDVDSVHMLREFYPIKAWRSLDIPMFLDDDDSLFEESILETLLQDSFLPPQSPIISSSSSPSHMPNPSSPISPQTPVCWLQPSQFEGVGHFCSVQSAQCNSMAGSGSTMAAEAGATVEGEGLAEEAMEIEVVSSPVSSCSSIPASPPLILTASPCPATSTPIVSPTPAVSCNQSLLEELAVLEPMFGAGASIAPGLGQQPELYQLQCHPSPQCFHKDGSGSVPPF